In one Podarcis muralis chromosome 7, rPodMur119.hap1.1, whole genome shotgun sequence genomic region, the following are encoded:
- the MTF1 gene encoding metal regulatory transcription factor 1 — protein MGENSPENVIYYKVEEDDLAQDDKLLWFVDKNGLVPSSSRTVYDRTTVLIEQDRGPLEDEEDEGQCGDHLPFLPDGHEDRFPLIADHEGMSQGYVQHIISPDQIHLTINPGSTPMPRNIEGATLTLQSECPETKLKEVKRYQCTFEGCPRTYSTAGNLRTHQKTHRGEYTFVCNQEGCGKAFLTSYSLKIHVRVHTKEKPFECDVQGCEKAFNTLYRLKAHQRLHTGKTFNCESEGCSKYFTTLSDLRKHIRTHTGEKPFRCDHDGCGKAFAASHHLKTHVRTHTGERPFFCPSDGCEKTFSTQYSLKSHMKGHEKGPSYAMLSNNSISEDTNHSLCLSDLSLMSTDSELRDNSNPMHGQDLSTISPASIFESMFQSPEPPVNQEEAQHTDALVKDFGGDADPAPAAQPPLGEAAPLSLPLVLQLGISEPSPPAPLPASTGTQQAAYGTPAAILQSPEVPAPNSTLFAPNPQDFLQHIQASPQPVGNPPVPAAAPSVAEVLPSGVQTVPVGGNSVLAGSPTITITPSQSAAILQSSIVMGEQNLQWILNGASRTSQNQEQMPQAPVLEKVFFTTALPVAGNAGSSVQQIGLSVPVIIIKQEEACQCQCACRDSAKDKASSRKQNCSSQGSKASGEPPAAAPAPPPQPFPINLAASTSSAAAAGAAVGAATTLSSTLPPCEQSTLAGNPSDSQNHSLSAMDVSDFLSLQSPEASASASSPLIPIEALLQGEEELALGGGRGGSFLK, from the exons ATGGGGGAAAACAGTCCTGAGAATGTCATCTATTACAAAGTGGAGGAAGATGACTTGGCCCAGGATGATAAACTGTTGTGGTTTGTGGACAAGAATGGCCTTGTCCCATCCTCATCCAGGACAGTGTATGACAGAACAACAGTCCTCATTGAACAAGACCGAGGGCCATTGGAGGACGAGGAGGATGAAGGGCAGTGTGGGGATCACTTGCCTTTTCTACCTGATGGTCACGAGGACAGATTTCCTTTGATAGCTGACCATGAAGGAATGTCCCAGGGTTATGTCCAGCACATTATTTCTCCGGATCAGATTCATCTGACGATCAATCCTGGCTCAACTCCTATGCCACGAAACATTGAAGGAGCCACCCTTACTTTGCAGTCAGAGTGCCCTGAGACGAAACTGAAAGAA GTGAAGCGTTACCAGTGCACATTTGAGGGCTGCCCTCGGACCTACAGCACCGCAGGTAACCTGCGCACCCACCAGAAGACACACCGCGGGGAGTATACTTTTGTGTGCAACCAAGAGGGGTGTGGAAAGGCCTTCCTAACATCCTATAGTCTCAAAATCCATGTTCGAGTCCACACCAAGGAGAAACCTTTTGAGTGTGATGTCCAGGGTTGTGAAAAAGCCTTCAATACACTGTACAG GTTAAAAGCCCATCAGAGGCTTCACACGGGAAAAACATTTAACTGTGAATCAGAGGGTTGCAGCAAGTACTTCACCACACTCAGTGACCTGCGGAAACACATTCGGACCCACACCGGAGAGAAGCCATTCAG ATGTGATCATGATGGCTGTGGAAAAGCCTTTGCTGCAAGCCACCACCTGAAGACGCATGTCAGGACCCACACTG GTGAAAGACCTTTCTTCTGTCCCAGTGATGGCTGCGAGAAGACTTTCAGCACACAATATAGCCTCAAGAGTCACATGAAGGGACACGAGAAGGGGCCCTCCTATGCTATGCTGTCCAACAACAGCATCTCTGAG GATACAAACCACTCACTCTGTCTCAGTGACTTGAGCCTCATGTCCACAGATTCAGAACTGCGGGATAATTCAAATCCA ATGCATGGACAAGACCTGAGTACAATCTCACCAGCAAGCATTTTTGAGTCCATGTTCCAGAGTCCGGAGCCTCCTGTAAATCAGGAAGAAGCTCAGCACACAG ACGCCTTGGTTAAAGATTTTGGTGGTGATGCAGACCCAGCCCCTGCTGCCCAGCCACCCCTCGGAGAAGCTGCTCCTTTGTCTCTGCCACTTGTTCTTCAGCTTGGCATCTCTGAGCCTTCTCCCCCAGCACCGCTTCCTGCCTCCACTGGCACTCAGCAAGCAGCCTACGGAACCCCTGCCGCTATCCTCCAGTCTCCAGAAGTGCCTGCTCCTAATAGCACACTCTTTGCACCCAACCCCCAGGACTTCCTACAGCACATTCAGGCATCTCCGCAGCCTGTTGGGAATCCCCCTGTCCCAGCAGCAGCACCGAGTGTTGCTGAGGTCCTCCCCAGTGGGGTTCAGACTGTGCCTGTTGGAGGGAACTCTGTGCTGGCTGGCAGCCCAACCATCACCATCACCCCATCACAAAGTGCAGCCATTCTGCAGTCCAGCATTGTCATGGGAGAGCAAAACCTCCAGTGGATTTTGAATGGTGCCAGCAGGACCTCCCAGAACCAAGAACAAATG CCACAGGCTCCAGTGCTGGAGAAGGTCTTCTTTACCACTGCCCTTCCTGTTGCTGGTAATGCAG GGAGCTCTGTGCAGCAGATTGGCCTGAGTGTGCCCGTGATCATCATCAAGCAGGAGGAAGCCTGTCAGTGCCAGTGTGCCTGCCGGGACTCAGCCAAGGACAAAGCCAGCAGCAGGAAGCAGAACTGCTCCTCACAGGGCTCCAAAGCATCAGGGGAGCCTCCTGCGGCAGCACCAGCGCCTCCGCCTCAACCCTTTCCCATCAACTTGGCTGCCAGcacctcctctgctgctgctgctggtgctgctgttgGTGCCGCCACCACCCTCTCTTCCACGTTGCCTCCTTGCGAGCAAAGCACTCTGGCAGGGAACCCCTCAGACTCACAGAACCACTCCCTAAGTGCCATGGATGTCTCAGACTTCCTCTCTCTCCAGAGCCCCGAGGCTTCcgcctctgcctcctccccactGATTCCAATTGAAGCCCTGCTACAAGGGGAGGAGGAGCTTGCCCTGGGCGGAGGCCGTGGTGGCAGCTTCCTCAAGTGA